One window of Cohnella hashimotonis genomic DNA carries:
- a CDS encoding YheC/YheD family protein — translation MPIRRISSKWAKTEALLASAELRGLVPNTRPFERDTVRDMLGDYGMIYVKPVNGTFGNGVIRLGRSVDPDESYTLQAGEKQLSFPSFDEMYDALLKLKRPRPYLSQQGIELLKQDGRRFDFRVMVQVNPAGQWETTGIIGRLAHPRKIVTNYHAGGTPMPMETLMKTHLEKAGRTIRGFRTELSRLGVNVASALGKRFPGLKEIGIDIAVDTALKPWILEVNTLPDPYIFMRLPDRTVYRRIRKYAIAYGRFRRSARASAKSKRRSAGRN, via the coding sequence ATGCCGATCAGGCGGATCAGCAGCAAATGGGCGAAAACCGAAGCACTGCTGGCATCTGCGGAGCTGCGCGGTCTCGTGCCGAACACCAGGCCGTTCGAACGGGATACGGTCCGCGACATGCTGGGCGATTACGGCATGATCTACGTGAAGCCGGTGAACGGTACGTTCGGTAATGGCGTCATCCGTCTTGGCAGATCGGTTGATCCCGACGAAAGCTACACACTCCAGGCCGGCGAGAAGCAGCTTTCCTTTCCAAGCTTCGACGAGATGTACGACGCGCTGCTGAAGTTGAAGCGGCCTCGTCCCTACTTGTCCCAACAGGGAATCGAGCTGCTCAAGCAGGATGGCCGCCGATTCGATTTTCGCGTGATGGTCCAAGTGAATCCGGCGGGGCAGTGGGAGACGACAGGCATCATCGGCAGACTTGCCCATCCAAGAAAAATTGTAACCAACTACCACGCCGGCGGCACGCCGATGCCGATGGAGACGCTGATGAAGACGCATCTGGAAAAGGCGGGGCGAACGATCCGCGGCTTCCGGACGGAGCTGTCCAGGCTAGGGGTGAACGTCGCTTCGGCGCTCGGCAAGCGTTTTCCGGGACTGAAAGAGATCGGCATCGACATTGCGGTCGACACAGCGCTTAAGCCCTGGATTCTGGAGGTCAACACGCTGCCCGATCCTTATATCTTCATGCGGCTGCCCGATCGCACCGTATACCGCCGGATTCGCAAGTATGCCATAGCCTACGGACGATTCCGCCGCAGCGCCCGCGCTTCCGCGAAGTCCAAGCGTCGCAGCGCCGGCAGAAATTAA
- the gyrB gene encoding DNA topoisomerase (ATP-hydrolyzing) subunit B, translating to MNSQQNTYDESQIQVLEGLEAVRKRPGMYIGSTSGKGLHHLVWEVVDNSIDEALAGYCTRVDVIIHEDNSVTVIDNGRGIPVGENVKLKKSTLEVVMTVLHAGGKFGGEGYKVSGGLHGVGISVVNALSEWVSVTVKRDGKIHQQEYRRGAPQYDIKIIGETEDTGTQTRFKPDSEIFTETTVFEYDVLVGRIRELAFLNKGIHLTLTDERSGMHDSFKYDGGIKEFVQYLNRTREALHEQPIYVEGTKESIAVEIAMQYNDGYTENIYSFANNINTHEGGTHESGFKSALTRIVNDYARKMGFVKENESNLTGDDCREGLTAIISVKIPEPQFEGQTKTKLGNSEARGIVESLFADKLLEFMGENPAVARKVVDKSLQASRAREAARKARELTRRKGALEVSSLPGKLADCSSKDASISELYIVEGDSAGGSAKQGRDRHFQAILPLRGKILNVEKARLDKILSNAEIRAIITALGTGIGDDFDIAKARYHKIIIMTDADVDGAHIRTLLLTFFYRYMRNLIEEGFVYIAQPPLFKIERNKVVRYAQSEAERNEIIAEFGEGAKVNVQRYKGLGEMNADQLWDTTMDPDSRTMLQVRIEDAIRADLIFDTLMGDSVEPRRDFIHQYARYVKNLDV from the coding sequence GTGAATTCTCAGCAGAACACTTACGATGAGAGTCAGATACAGGTACTCGAAGGGTTGGAGGCCGTCCGCAAGCGTCCCGGCATGTACATCGGGTCGACCAGCGGCAAGGGTCTCCATCACCTTGTCTGGGAGGTCGTCGATAACAGTATCGACGAAGCGCTCGCAGGCTACTGTACCCGCGTCGACGTCATTATACATGAAGACAACAGCGTAACCGTCATCGACAACGGCCGGGGCATCCCGGTCGGCGAGAACGTCAAGCTGAAGAAATCGACGCTCGAAGTCGTCATGACCGTTCTTCACGCCGGCGGCAAGTTCGGCGGCGAAGGCTACAAGGTGTCCGGCGGCCTGCACGGCGTCGGCATATCCGTCGTGAATGCACTATCCGAGTGGGTCAGCGTTACCGTCAAGCGCGACGGCAAGATTCACCAGCAGGAGTATCGCCGCGGTGCGCCGCAATACGACATCAAGATCATCGGCGAGACCGAGGATACCGGCACGCAGACGCGTTTCAAGCCCGACTCGGAGATCTTCACCGAGACGACGGTGTTCGAGTACGACGTGCTTGTCGGACGGATCCGCGAACTCGCTTTCTTGAACAAAGGCATTCACCTGACGCTCACCGACGAGCGGTCGGGCATGCACGATTCGTTCAAGTACGACGGCGGCATCAAGGAGTTCGTTCAGTATCTCAACCGTACGCGCGAGGCGCTGCACGAGCAACCGATCTACGTCGAGGGCACCAAGGAAAGCATCGCGGTCGAGATCGCCATGCAGTACAACGACGGCTATACGGAGAACATCTATTCGTTTGCCAATAATATTAATACCCACGAGGGCGGCACGCACGAATCGGGCTTTAAGAGCGCGCTTACCCGGATCGTCAACGACTATGCGCGCAAGATGGGTTTCGTCAAGGAGAACGAGTCGAATCTCACCGGCGACGACTGCCGCGAAGGACTGACCGCGATCATCTCGGTCAAGATCCCCGAGCCGCAGTTCGAAGGCCAGACGAAGACCAAGCTCGGCAACAGCGAAGCGCGAGGTATCGTCGAGTCGCTCTTCGCAGACAAGCTGCTGGAGTTCATGGGCGAAAATCCGGCCGTCGCGCGCAAGGTCGTGGACAAGTCTCTCCAAGCTTCCCGAGCCCGCGAAGCCGCGCGCAAAGCACGTGAGCTGACTCGCCGCAAGGGTGCGCTCGAAGTGAGCTCGCTGCCGGGCAAGCTGGCGGACTGCTCGTCCAAGGACGCTTCGATCAGCGAGCTGTACATCGTCGAAGGCGACTCCGCAGGCGGATCGGCCAAGCAAGGCCGCGATCGTCACTTCCAGGCGATCCTGCCGCTGCGGGGCAAGATTCTGAACGTCGAGAAGGCACGTCTGGACAAGATTCTGTCCAACGCGGAGATTCGGGCGATCATCACGGCACTCGGCACCGGCATCGGAGACGACTTCGATATCGCCAAGGCGCGTTATCACAAGATCATCATCATGACCGACGCCGACGTCGACGGCGCGCACATCCGCACGCTGCTGCTCACCTTTTTCTATCGCTACATGCGGAACCTGATCGAGGAGGGCTTCGTCTACATCGCGCAGCCGCCGCTCTTCAAGATCGAACGCAACAAGGTCGTCCGCTATGCGCAGTCCGAGGCTGAACGCAACGAGATCATCGCCGAATTCGGCGAAGGCGCCAAGGTCAACGTGCAGCGGTACAAAGGTCTCGGCGAGATGAACGCCGATCAGCTATGGGATACGACGATGGATCCGGACAGCCGTACGATGCTCCAAGTACGGATCGAGGATGCGATCCGAGCCGACTTGATCTTCGATACGTTGATGGGAGACAGCGTAGAGCCGCGTCGAGATTTTATCCATCAGTACGCCAGGTACGTCAAGAATCTGGACGTGTGA
- the remB gene encoding extracellular matrix regulator RemB — protein sequence MYIHLGGEKIVRTSQLVAIFDISIEQSSKLSRQFVAQARKNRIVETIGEEDPKSIVVTEERVYYSPISSSTLKKRAHHLVDL from the coding sequence ATGTACATTCATCTGGGCGGGGAGAAAATCGTCCGGACTTCGCAGCTCGTCGCGATCTTCGATATCTCGATCGAGCAGTCCTCGAAGCTGTCCAGGCAGTTCGTGGCGCAGGCCCGGAAAAACCGTATCGTGGAGACGATCGGCGAGGAGGATCCCAAGTCAATCGTCGTCACCGAGGAGAGAGTGTATTATTCGCCCATATCGTCTTCTACCCTCAAGAAGCGGGCGCATCATCTGGTCGATTTGTAG
- the recF gene encoding DNA replication/repair protein RecF (All proteins in this family for which functions are known are DNA-binding proteins that assist the filamentation of RecA onto DNA for the initiation of recombination or recombinational repair.), translated as MQLNKIALHGYRNYGELSLATAAGVNIIIGPNAQGKTNLLEAIHVLALTKSHRTSKDRELIGWNEPSARIEAEIERKLGKITLELQLSAQGKKAKINGLEQRKLSAFVGTVNVVLFAPEDLDIVKGAPGIRRRFMDMEIGQVHPAYLHDSLQYQRILQQRNNYLKSTDASRASAEMLDVWNEQLASSGVKMMQRRQNFIHKLQGWAEKIHAGITGDKESLTVAYKPSLAAEEGTSPQDQSSLLQQFMLKLTQGKEQEFRRGTTLIGPHRDDLAFAINGRDVQTFGSQGQQRTAALSLKLAELELMREEIGEYPLLLLDDVLSELDQERQTQLIETFQNRVQTFITTTGLESVNMSRLKDAAIYHVRGGTVLP; from the coding sequence CTGAACAAGATCGCACTGCATGGCTACCGCAACTACGGCGAACTGTCGCTTGCGACGGCCGCAGGCGTCAATATCATCATCGGTCCCAACGCGCAGGGCAAGACGAACCTGCTGGAAGCCATCCACGTGCTCGCCCTGACCAAGTCGCATCGTACTTCCAAGGACCGCGAGCTGATCGGCTGGAACGAGCCCTCGGCTCGCATTGAAGCAGAGATCGAACGCAAGCTCGGCAAGATCACGCTGGAGCTCCAGCTCTCCGCGCAAGGCAAAAAGGCGAAAATAAACGGTCTCGAGCAGCGCAAGCTAAGCGCGTTCGTCGGCACGGTCAACGTCGTGCTGTTCGCCCCCGAGGACCTCGACATCGTCAAGGGCGCTCCCGGCATCAGACGCCGGTTCATGGATATGGAGATCGGCCAGGTGCATCCGGCCTACCTGCACGACTCCCTGCAGTATCAGCGAATCCTCCAGCAGCGCAACAATTACCTTAAGTCTACGGACGCCTCAAGGGCTTCCGCCGAGATGCTCGACGTTTGGAACGAACAATTAGCTTCCTCCGGTGTTAAAATGATGCAGAGAAGGCAAAACTTTATTCATAAGCTGCAAGGCTGGGCGGAGAAGATCCACGCCGGCATCACCGGAGACAAGGAATCGCTGACCGTCGCCTACAAGCCCTCTCTTGCCGCGGAGGAAGGGACCTCGCCCCAAGATCAATCTTCTTTATTGCAACAATTTATGTTAAAGTTAACACAAGGCAAGGAACAGGAATTCCGCCGCGGCACGACGCTCATCGGTCCGCATCGGGACGATTTGGCGTTTGCCATTAACGGCAGGGACGTGCAGACATTCGGCTCGCAGGGCCAGCAGCGGACGGCGGCGCTGTCGCTCAAGCTGGCGGAGCTGGAGCTTATGCGCGAAGAGATCGGGGAGTATCCGCTGCTTCTCCTCGACGACGTCTTGTCCGAACTTGATCAGGAGCGGCAGACCCAGCTCATCGAGACGTTCCAGAACCGCGTGCAGACTTTTATTACCACGACGGGCCTGGAGAGCGTTAATATGAGCAGGCTCAAGGATGCCGCTATCTATCATGTACGCGGCGGTACCGTGCTGCCCTAA